The DNA sequence CGGTGAAAAACAGATGGTGGTGCGGATTCAGGTTGGAGTCGTAGAAGCGCTTGGTGGGCTCGATGATCACCTCGCGCACCAGGCCCGTTTCGGCGAACAGCTTCAGTGTGTTGTACACGGTAGCCTTGGAAACGCGGCTGGCCTGCCGGCTGAGTTGGGCGAGGATCTGCTCCGCACTGAGGTGCTGGTGGCGTGCAAACAGCAGCGAGGCGATTTCGATTCGCTGCTCGGTGGGGGAGATGCCGTGACGGTCGAGCAACTCGACCGCCTGCTCTCGCGACAGGCGCTCCCCGTTGTTCTGTGACACGCTCATATCACAAGCATATACCAGCCTATTAGACGAAGTCTAGTTCGTATTCAGGCTGGCCTGCGGCGCGCACGCCATGCGCGCGACTCGGTCGCGACGACAGGGAGCAGGTGGTAGACTCTGCGCATGTGCGCGAAGGTCGAAGGGATGGAGCGGGTGAAGGGAATCGAACCCTCGTCATCTGCTTGGGAAGCAGAGGCTCTACCATTGAGCTACACCCGCGCCGGCCCGCTATTGTATGCGCTCGATGTCTCGCGCTCAACGAGCAAACGGGTTGCACCATGCAGATCCTCCTGAACGGCGAACCGCATACGCTCGCGTCGGCGGATCGCGATGCGGCCACGCTCGGTCAGCTGGTGTCCGAGTTGGGTCTCGCTGGGCGCCGTTTGGCCGTGGAGGTGAACGGGGAACTGGTCCCGCGGGGCGAGCACGCCACGTTCCGGCTGTCGCCGGGGGACCGCGTCGAGATCGTGCAGGCTATCGGGGGCGGGTGATCCGTTCCGTGACCACCGGGCCGTGCCTTGGCCCAGAACCATCAACGCAGGCATCCGCATGACCGCTATTGCTGCAACCGACGTTGCCGACACGTTCCGGGTCGGCGATCGAACCTTTGCTTCCCGTTTGCTGGTCGGGACTGGCAAATACCGCGATCTGGAGCAGACCCGGCTGGCCATCGAGGCCAGCGGCGCCGAGATCGTGACCGTCGCGATCCGCCGCACCAACATCGGCCAGACGCCGGGCGAGCCGAATCTGCTCGAGGTGATACCGCCGGACCGGTACACGCTGTTGCCGAATACCGCCGGCTGCTACACGGCCGACGATGCGATCCGCACCTGCCGACTGGCCCGCGAGCTGCTGGACGGGCACAGCCTGGTCAAGCTCGAGGTGCTGGGCGATCCGAAGACGCTGTATCC is a window from the Thioalkalivibrio paradoxus ARh 1 genome containing:
- a CDS encoding Fur family transcriptional regulator yields the protein MSVSQNNGERLSREQAVELLDRHGISPTEQRIEIASLLFARHQHLSAEQILAQLSRQASRVSKATVYNTLKLFAETGLVREVIIEPTKRFYDSNLNPHHHLFFTDSGRLEDVPPAQVDIAGLPTLASGVEVVGVDVVIRVATRKPS
- the thiS gene encoding sulfur carrier protein ThiS, yielding MQILLNGEPHTLASADRDAATLGQLVSELGLAGRRLAVEVNGELVPRGEHATFRLSPGDRVEIVQAIGGG